TGGAAATGGGGTAGAATACCGGATAAGGGTATTTTTCATCAggctttcttctgattttaaaggaACCATATTGGATTGTCCTGCATGATCGAATTGTGAGTGTAATCAGCAGTCCCAGCTTGACAACTGAGTCAGAGTGGGTTGGCTATCCATTCCGCCTCTTTGACTTCACTGCTTGTCATCAGTCTTACTCCGAGATGAGCTGCAGCTATACGTTAGCTCTTGCACATGCTGTGTGGCACCATTCTAGCATTGGGCAACTTTCTCTCATTCCCAAGTAGGTATTATGATTTCTTAAGTAAATTggactttttcattttgtgtttttttaatctcatatACACAGGAGGTATGTATCTCATTCAGTAGAATAACTTGCAAAGTGAGTTTTGATTAAGTAGAATTTCTAGATAATGAGAAAGTTCCTttatttcagaattgtttgaaaaaattaatttgtatgtGCAAAAAAATAGTCTAGCATCTAGTTTTCCATTTCAGTTTCAGGAGGTTTAGTCAGATGCAGGCTTTTTCCAGAATATATCCCCAAAGGTGCATTTTGAACTGAATAACTCATATTAAcctattttctgattatttttctggACTATAAAGTAGGTAGTAATTAGATTCAGATTTCTTGAGAATGGCATTTATATTAGATTGGTTATTCTCGTTTTATTTCAAATACTGGTTTTTGCTGCTATTCAAAAGTAGAGTATTCCTGTGAAACCTTCCATAAGCCAAAATGACATAAAGTGAAGCGTATCCCCCCTTTCTGAAAGTTCATGTTACGCCAATTCATTTTTACAGAAAACCTACATTAGTACCTATTtttgctaaccaaaagaaaaccaaagagaatttttgccttttacaaaaaaaaaaaaaaaaaagccattgctATAATAATGTAGGccttttgtaaaagcaaagtggcGTAAAGCAAATTTTCAGAAAGCAGGCAGGGGATACCTGTAATTAACATTCTGTCATTCAGTAATTTTACTGTTGAGAATGACTCCTAAATCTGAAGTAATTTATTTTGATAATCAAATGAAAATCACAGCCAGTGAGAATGTAAgattaattagaaaaagaaactttacaaaaaattacaaattttctaGAAATGCCTGGGTAGGCTGTATCAACAAAGTTCAAACAATTCAGCTGATTTGAagtgaaaagaaatttttctaaTCTTCAAATTTTAGGTTTCTCACTGAAGTCCTTCTTCCTATAGTGAAGACTGAATTCCAGTTGCTTTATGTGTACCATCTTGTGGGGCCATTTTTACAAAGATTTCAGCAAGAGAGAACTCGATGTATGATAGAGGTAAAATATAACCTGGGTTGTCTGTGATAAGATTAAGTTCTAAAAGATCTATTGTTTCTTtcccagtgttttccaaactgtaTATCATCATAACCATTAGTAGTGAAATTAGTTTAGCAGGATCTAAGAACAATTTTAGAGGATTTAGTGTGCCCATAACTTATATGTCTATAATGAGTTTGATGTGGGATGTATTAAATTAGAAATGCAGGGGAAATACTCATTCTTAAGGTTGAAAAGAGAGTTAAGGTTGGAGAAGTGCATTTGAGAGCCAGCCCTATAGTACAgagtaattaattaaaatcatggGAATGGATGAAGTCAATCACCTAACAAGagtgcagagaaaagaaaatgagacaagaATAGAACCTTAAAGTATGAGCCACCAAATGGAACCAAGAAGGTACAACGTAAAGTATCCCTGAGACTGCAGTTATCTCAGACACTGAGAAATGGTTTCTAGAAAGGAGATTGTCTATCTCTTCATTTTAAGTGACATTACGGAGTTAGGAAGAGAAATTGCATTTAAGCCCTATTAGGGGACATTCTTTGTTATGGATTCCATACATAGGATTCCTTTGTAAATGGAATTCCTGGATTCCTTTGTAAATGCAGACcattatcagggcgcctgggtggctcagtcagttaagcatccgactcttcatttcggctcagatttgatctcagggtagtgggatcgagccccacatcaggcttcctgctcagtgggaggtctgcttgagattctttccctctgctcctccccccactcacatgcacactctcacatactttctctctctctttcaaataaataaatcttaaaaaaaaaaaaaatgcagaccgTATCATATATCCAGTGCACATAGAGGTTTGTATGAACGTGTTACCCTCTGTGTTAGTCTTGTAATGGAGTCCAACTACATCATTCTAAATGCTTGAGCCTTATTTGCccacttaaataattttatattatttgttaaatagaTTGGAGTGGCATTTTATGACATGTTGCTGAATGTAGACCAGTGTAGTGCCCACTTAAATTACATGGATCCCATCTGTGACTTCCTGTATCATATGAAGTATATGTTTACTGGTGACAGCGTAAAAGAACAAGTAAGTTAACTTTATCTTTTAATGATATTTAGTTTAGAAAACTTGAATATATGCTGATACACTTTTGTTTgagtactttgttttttttttttcttttaaggggaAGGGTTGATATTATTAGACCTTTTTAGGCTACATGAACACATTATTCTGCATGTATAATTCAAGTACTAGCGAATACGTGTTATAATTTCTCACACTTCTTCCCCTTGATAGTTGCAGCAGGACATCTGAAAAAGACCTAGGTGGTTGATTAACAGTAATCTCATTAGCaagaaacagtccaaatgtctactttttaaaagacCAGAGAGGTGCTATGTAATGAGTGAAGGAGATCCCGCTTTTCTCACAGTGACTAGGGTACACTATGGGACATTGGACAGATTGCAGCGTAACTAGAAGACTGAAGCCAGGCGGATCAAGAGAATAATTCATATAAAGGGTATTTGAAGGAACTGGAGGTACTTAACTTGAATTTTCAGAGTCCTAGGGAATTGTTTGTGTTCTCACTATTTGGAGGCTTGCCGTTTGGAATAGGCATTAGATTTGTTCTGTGTTACTTCAAAAGGCATATAAACTCCAATGAAGTTAAAGGGAAGCACATTCAGACTCAGCATCTAAAGAGCCACTTCCTGGTAAAGTCTTCTGAAAGTGGAAAGGATGTCCTTGAGTCATAGCTGAGTTTCCTCTTTATAGGAAACAGAGGCTTGGCTCTTTTAGAAGGGTCTGAGGTAGGGCAGATAGGTGAAGTGACCTCCCCTCCATACCTTAATGTTACTTTTTTCTCTGGCAGGAAAGGAAGGTAAACTGACATATAAACATATGAATCCCAGTCTACTGGGTTCTTTCCTTGGAGCTAGGGACATGGAGTGGGGAGGATGTTCACTTCTTTATTGCCTCAGCAGGATTGTCAGAGTTGAGTGGAAACCAATACAGAAGTGTTTGATTTAGCATATTCTTTATATTTGAGCTTAAGAAACTTTGACACAAGggaatacagaaaggaaaaattattaataGGCTGATCTTTCCTGGTAAGGTCAAAGAGCATTTGAATAAAGCTAAGAAAGCCATGGAACTGcttgatgtttttatttctgtaaagtattttaagtaaaagtagatctaatattttgtttgaattccaagtacaaatcaaaaccaaaaaaattagcTTTGTAGATAAATGTTACAGACATAAGTTATTCAGATAACTTCAAAATATAATCATGCTTTATGCTTCTGTGATGATGGCATTTTAAAAGGAAGGTGaactggatgcctgggtgggggtggtgcagtcgattaggtgtccaactcttggtttcagctcaggttgtgatcttgtgagattgagccctgtgtccagctccatgctcagtgtggagtctgcttcagattctttccctctccctttgcccctcccacttgttctttctctctccctctctctaataagtaagtcttaaaaaaaatattaaaaaaataaaaggatggtgAACTGGTTGGATGCATAAAATTTCCAGTGTAAACTATGTTAGCTTTTGACAGTGGGATGACTGGCTAGCTAAGTAAGTTAATGTTTTTGTTAAGTGTAGACATATATAgattatatgcacatatataatgtgtgtgagggagaatacatttttttcctcatgtaagagagaaataattttatttgcttttgttaaaacataaaacacaaatttctTATCCAGCCCACTCCACTCCCTGATTTTATTATCTCCAGATATGTATAaagaattttatacatatttttatacaatCTTTAAAGATGGGaaattgagggtgcctgggtggctcagttgttaagcatctgcctttggctcaggtcatggtcccagcattctgggatcgagccccgcattgggcttcctgcttggcgggaggcctgcttctccctctccccctccccctgcttgtgttccctctcttgctgtctctctctctctaataaataaataaaatcttttaaaaaaattatttaaaaaaaggtgggaAATTGAAGTTCtctggttaaaatattttttaatgtgtttatttattagGTAGAGAAGATTATCTGTAATTTAAAACCAGCTTTAAAACTTCGTCTTCGATTCATCACACACATTAGCAAGATGGAGCCAGCTGCCGTGCCTGCACAAGCCATGAGTAGTGGGTCTCCAGCACCTCAGTCTAATCAGGTGCCAGGGTCTTTACCAGTAACTCAGTGAAATCCAGGTGCGTGGTGGTGGAAAGGGAAACACATCTGTCTTTGAAAGTGGACTCAAATCTATTAAATCTGAACATGATCAAGCCTACATAGTGATGTAGTAGAAGCAGTGAGGttcagattgttttattttgattctaaTGATGAATCTTTTGGTACTTTATAACTCCCATCTCCCTATCTATATTTTGTCTCTAAGAGATCAAGTAAGCTACATGTTGCTCATATCCATAACAATTTATTAGAGCTACCTGGGAATATGGAGGTATCTATGATCAAATGACTTTTATCAGATACTTTCAATCTTTCCTATTCTAgccactggttttatttttaatttttattattaatgactTCAGTCTtcaaatacattgttttaaagGCCACCACACATGTAAAATAGTTATCTAATCATTTTATACATAAATCTCTTGGTTTATCTTTGGGATAAGAGATTTTTGTCAAGTGAAGGATTCTAGATTTCATTGCATTGCAGGAGCACAGTTTCATATTCTTTTAGAAACGGCTTAAAATTTTTACCATAGGTTTCCAAATAAATGGGTTAATGTTTCTATCAAGGCAGATTGGCAAGTTTTTGCCTTTGCTGTGGACTTGAACTTACTGTATGAAATGAGTTGGAAGCCATGTAAGAAAATAACATAGAAATGCATAAACTTAATAAAATCATGCTTAAATGGTGATTCTgcaatctctatttttaaaaataaattgcttttccAGGTTGGCACTTTCACCTAGCCAATGAtgcaattctttaaatgtttataatcttaaaatttttaagtatttatatttttaaatatagcataCATTTTGGTTTAGGGTTTATCAGATTTTGAGAGACCAActtaatttgggggagggggatacagcattaaaattgtaaaaaactTGAAAAGTAATTGGTAAAATCTGCTAAATGAATAAACCTATTACTCGATCTGAGCAAGTGTCTGCTGTGTTCCAGGCAGTATGCTAACTGAGTTGTAACAGAACAGTTCTTATGGGTTGTACACTACAGATGGTGATGGACATGGGCCTGGGACTTAAGagttactatatatatatatatatatttttttttttttaagaatcagagAAGCTTGACCAACTATACTTCAAatctttatttccaaatacatcCCTCTTAGATCTTTATCTTCCATGTGGTTCATATTATTCTGATCATTAAATCTTTATTTGCCATGCAAGTCCAGCTTAAAATTTCTGTAACGGCGTAAGTAATTTTTCTAGGTTAATGATATTCTTAAAATTCTCCAGAAGTTTTATGCTAGAAATGAATTCAAGTATTACTTTTAACGTAGTTTCAGTATATTCTTGCTGCCTTGAAGAATATATTGCTTTGAGGTCATAGAGTGGGAATAATTATGACACTAAATAGAATTAAAGGAAGTGAAAATCAGTACCACTTTCTCAAGGACAAATACATTCCagttaatttattaaaaattaccttttttcctctcttactaAAAATATGGGGATATGATTTTCCCAAAATAGGCTTTTAAAAGAATTGTTAATCAGACATTAGAAGAAGATAGATTTATTTGGTTTTAGAATGCACCTGAGGGGAAAACAACACCTTTGTATCCATTGTATCCTAAGAGTTTTtctttctggggggaaaaatagTCCAATAGGACTTTCTGCAGTGGTGGAAATATTCTGCATCTGTTCTGTCTAATACAGAGTCAGAAGCTCTACATGTctggagcacttgaaatgtggaactgaatttttaattttattaagctttaattaatttaacccCATGTGCCTACATTATTGAACATTATACTTTAAGGTCCATCACAATTGCTCTTACTTAAAAgtaattcagtaaaatatttatcTTACAGAGTCTATAGTATCAGTTAGGTTTAAGATTCTGGGTTGCATGTGAAAAATCAGATGATAGAGGCTCTTTAACACGTAGCTACTACAGCAATAAAAATCCTTTCATGGGACTAGCTTCATTACAGAGTCTACTGGAGTTCTGTATAagttggggagaaggggaagagttTGCTTCCCTGGTTTTGAttatacagctgacccttgaacaacacaggggtcaGAGGTGCTGACCCCCACACACAGTCGAAAATTGTTAACTTTTGACTCCTAttgttgaccaaaagccttactgataacattagcagccaattaacacatattttgttgataatattacatatataatatgtattatatactgtattctttcaataaagctagaaaaaatgttactaaaatcataagagagagaaaaacatttacattactgtgctatatccaaaaaaaaaaaaaaaaatcgtgtataggtggacccatgcagttcaaacccatcttgttcaagggtcaactgtagtttactcttacttattttattccatttcccTCACTATATTCCTGAGCCAAGATGAGTTTTTGGGTTGTTTAAGGATTTCAGCCAATGAGACACTATAATTACAATGAGTGAGAGGACCGTGGGAGTGTTTGGAAGCCACAGATAATTTTAGGTGAAATTCCTATCTGAATTAGAAGGTTTTAGAAACAAATTgcagtttgatttcttttttctacctCCAAAAAGGCTACCTGAATAGCAGCCTTGCTTAAAATATAAGCTAATATCATGTCTGAGgtttagaaaaagtaaaacatggTCATCTAACATTAATGAACTTGGGAGATTCACAAGGCCTTACCATTACccctttgcagatgaagaaaccaggAGGCAGTTTTATTTCACCAGTTTTACAGTGTTTTGGGGATGATGatttcactgtgggctttttaaATCCTTAGTAAATCCATGTGTTTAGAAACATATAGACATAATACAACCTTAATATAAagagtttattataaaaatcacatCTTTGAACAACATGGGAATATGGTCCCTTTTCAGGTGGGGTAGCTTTATCTTCTGATATCAGGAGTCCCACTCTATGTGTTTTTAATTACACAAAACCTAGAATTTCCAAATCTTGAATTTCACACCAAGAGGGAATTGATAGTTAATTATACCAATATTTACCGAGGCAGAACATTTTTCAGAAAGACCAAATTTTGGGGAGGATAACTGTAAGCTTAAGTAAATTATTAAGATTGACTAATTACGACATTAGCTGTGAGATTTTTACATTATGTTTCCACATTTATTTAAGTGGGTTAAGGTAGTCGATAGGCTTATGATTACCCTCCCGCGCAACTCCAAAGCAAGCCAAGGTTACTGCTACTGCTGTGTTCACTGTTCGAGTTACTTCTTCTGGTGTCTTCCCCAAAGAGGGGTTCACTTCCATTATATCTAATCCTGAGAGTAGCCCTATAAcaacaatggaaaataatgtaGTTTGTTAAATAGTTGACATTTTTAATTCAGTACTCTGCCTTGAAATATTATCCAGGAGTGTAAACCGGTGGTGACTGCATCATGTGATGGGCATTCTGGAAGTGTCCAGTGGGGCTTGATTTTCAAATCAGATGGTTTAAATATGTACTGGCCATGTATACACTTGCTTCTTCATGCATCCCAATTTTTACCTACCTGTTTTGTAAATTTCTTCTGTAATGTAGAGACCTTCTCTGTAAGACAGACCTCCCACAACTGGTGTGCCCGTAGCTGGTGTGAAAGATGGGTCCAATCCATCAACATCAAAGCTCAGATGAattggccttttttttcttttaagagatgGGAAAGAAATTCAGTTTAAAGTTGGTGGTTTAATACATAGTACATAAATATAGTTCTTACCTTGCTTTATAAAAAGTAACAATCCAGTGAAGTTCCATAATTTTACATGAAGGCTTTATTAATAATCATTAACATCAGTAGTAAGtccttttaataatatttacgttacacacacacaagcatcgTACCTTCCTAGTAGATAACTGAGTGCTTCTTCCATCACCTTGCCAATTCCCAGTTTATCCACTTCagtcattgaaaaatatttaatacccAGAGTTTTCAAAATGTAGCtatgaaagaggagatattaaGATAATCCTACAGTTAATAGTCTAACTCTATGCCCTCTTATTTCCCTTTAAAGAAAAGATCACTGTGGCAAgacagataaaatatttaagtcctatgaactatatgtatattttaatgtatttttaacagCAAGTCAATTAGTATAAAAATCACCTGATTTATAGACATAAATACTTGTATGGGTATATAGATATTGATATATATACTTggtgcttaaaataatttttttctcataggtTTGACCAGCATGCCTAGcatgcaaaagagagaaaaaaaaggtaattcaCATCAAGGAATAAACTTACTGTTCCCCAGGGTCCACGTCTCTCAGGCCAATATACACAATATCTTTTGCAGATATGCAGGGAGTCACCCAGGAGAATCCTGGTAAATCGGGGATCTAAAATTGCAATGTTTCCATTTGATTAGTATATATGATTCTTGAGCAAATCTTACATTGAAAGTTAAGGGCCCTTACTGGATTGCATATATCTTATATTTAGAACATAAATTTCGAGGAAATCATTAAAACACAATACAAAATTCAGAAGAGAATGCCTGCCTCCCCTTGTGCTCTATATGGCTTTGGCTTTACCAGCCTTCACCCTGGCCCAGACCTGACCTGAATCATTTGTCAGTATCTACTTCTCTGTGCCCAATTCCACGGGGCCCTGCTTTCCCAAAACTCTGCTAtaaagaaatcagtggctttcatgacttttttagcttccctctttatttctcttctcagtAGGACTTAATCCCAAGGATGGCTTAGAGTGACTAGGGGAGATTTTCAAGCAGCTTCGGTTGCTCTCCAAATGCCCTAGAGCCAAGGGTGGCTTATTCCCTTGTGCTAACTACACACTTTGCAGGTTTATAAACCTATCACTTGGTTCAGAAAGTGTTATTTCTATAGTGAGAGCTGTgacttgtgtaagactgatgaatcacagacctgtacccctgaaacaaataatacattatatgttaataaaaaaatttttagggcgcctgggtggctcagttggttaagcgactgccttcagctcaggtcatgatcctggagtcctgggatcgagtcccacatcgggcttcctgctcagcagggagtctgcttctccctctgaccctcttccctctcgtgctctctatctctcattctctctctctcaaataaataaataaaatcttaaaaaaaaaaaaaaaaaaaaaaaaaatttttaaaaagtgttacttCTGAGCACTTAACAAGGGGGTTTGAATCCCCAGGTATCATCATAAAGACCAATATTCTACAGCTATATCAGTAAAAATTGTTTTATCGATATGCTACAAAATATCAACGAATATGAACCACAATGTTAAATCTCAATCTGGAATGTaatctcacatcttttttttttttttttttaagattttacttacttatttgacagagacacagtgagagagggaacacaagcagggggagtgggagagggagaagcaggctctgcacttggtagggagccccatgtggggctcgatcccaggacgctgggatcatgacctgagccgaagacaatcgcttaacaactgagccacccaggcgcccttgtcatCTCACATCTTGTAGAAAAGAAGTTTCTAGGGAGCAAGGAGTTAGTTCTTCCTCTTATGATGTAGATACGAACTTCTCACAGTAAAGATGTTAAATAATAAACCATTGtaatccatattttaaaactccATTTTTGAAAAAGGTCCCATGATGTGGAGGGGATGCTTGGGAAGCATGAAAGGTCATGTCTCATGTAGTAGAAAGAGGTAGGTTATAAACCAGTCCTGGCCCTTGCCTTGCTATGTGTTCGgcatgtgatcttgagcaagtcagtTAACCTCTGAACCTCTGCTAACTTGCTTATAAGGGATTACTCTCTGCCCTACATACTAAAAAAGTGAAGATATATGTAAAGTCAGTTTGCAAACTATTAAGTAAGGTAGAGGCACAGAGCCTCACTTCCTTTATGCACCAACCCTTAGCTTATTGGCTGCTGAGAAAATGGTTTGagattacaccaaaaataagatgGCACCAGggttcttccttcccttctatcTCCTGGACTTCTGCTAAAGATACGGTTCGTTTCTAATAGAATACAAACCAGCCCCTTACCTTTCCTTTTAGTTCCTTCAGAAGGAAAGACACAGGTTGTCCATGCAAGTTCCCACTTGTGGTTGTCACTGGAGTGTTGATATCAGTGTGAGCATCCACCCAAATGACACAGAGATCTGGGTGGACCCTGGCATGGCCAGAGATGCTTCCAACCGCCATacttaagaggaaaaaagttTGTGTGAACATCAGGTTTGCAATATTATTCCATCCATCCACTCAGTGCTCTCACTTGGTTTTCCTTTAAGTGAAAATGGCTGGTATTTCTGGCAGGTTTTTAATTGGAAGTGCCAAttaaacaattataacaatagaAAAGCATAGCTTATGCTTCATTACTAAACAAGGTAAGTTTTCATCAATGGCCTTACTAAaaaacttgtgattttttttttttggaaaccaCCTTCTAATAAAATTGCAAATTATTGTTTTAACCAAAAATTCAATCTGTATAAGAACACTAGTCACACAGGAAATTCCTTAGCGTGAGACACTATTTAATTCTCAAGATTAAATCAGGCTCGCTTTCTGTACTCTCATGTCTCTTGGTAAGTACTTCATTCTCTCAAGTGAATTACTACAGAGTCCATTTTTCCTAAAATCCGATTATTTTACAATTGGGGAGCATCACTCAGAAATCCTTGCATCTAGTACAGCCAGCGTTTCCTGAGTGCTCACTTGCTAGTCAGTGCTCAGAAGCTCTGCTTGAACTTGCTACTCTCCTGCCACACATTTAAAGACCCGCTCCTTAGCCTGGTCCAGAACTCTCAAAGTTCAACTCAAACACTCCAAGCTCTAGAAAATGTGCCAGAATGGAAGCGCTAAGTAATATCTTACCTAAAAGTTCAAAGATTAGGATTTGCCATCTGGCACCTGTGTTCTCCCACCTGCGGATGGTCAAGTGTCATTCAGGGAATTGTGAACTTGTAGATGCTCAAAGTGAAGGCAGCCTGCCTTGAAGCTTAGATACTGATTATCCAGCTTGGTATTTGTTTCCCCTTCAGATTTCTTGTCTTGTGGCTGTTTGCCACTGTTAACATTTCCACGTGCAAATTTTTCCACTTAAGAAAGTGAGTCCCAGTTTCTCAATTACAGTTTTGTCACACAGGAGCCCTGGAAATGGTTTGGCTTTGGAGGAAAACAGGGAGCTGAAGTGATTGACTCCTGCATCAAGAGCCACTGTCATGTTTGTACTTTCTGATCTGATCAGGCCTCTGATAATGTACTCAGGGACCTCAAGAGTAGACATTAAAAAGGCTCATGCACAGAAAGGGCCTTTGCCACATTatttataatcaggaaaatttgaaaattatctgAATATATGGCAATATGGATATGTATAGTGATTTAATACCCTGATGAAAAATATGCAAcagtaaaaattatgtttatacatACCATGAGGTAACATAAGGAAATCTGTACTTTAGGTTAAGAACAAAGCATCGGATCACACGGTTGTTAAAATCAGGTATAAGGGAAACAGTATGACAGGAAGGAAATATGCCCGATTTGCAATTTCACTTGAAATGTTTGTTAGGAAATATAATTactactattttatttatgtgtgtgtgtgttttaaaagtttgaaattacTACTTTTAGAACaggaaaaatactttcaaatgttGACTTAAATGAGTTGTTCCTGCTATCAGGAATCAAGTATAGTAACCCGGCCAGGAACTTCCTCGTGTTTATTCATTTAGGAATGTTAAGTTTGTGATGCATATTTTACTGAAATCCATTCATGTCATATATTCTGTGCTGTAATAAATGTAATGCAAGACTTTAAATGGAGCTAAGTCtctatttccaaaagaaaataaataaccgaaacaattaagaaaaggcagagagatcAGTATAAAGTATTGATCAGCATTTTCCCTTTCgtattttctctgctttcacGGTTTCGCTTATACTCCCTTAGGCCCTTTGTGCCAGACTTCAGAGAGAGAGTCATTAGGCAGGACCTGTGGTCTCCACCCAGCACCAGGCTGGTCCTTCCCTGCCTCTTGACTTCTGCCACCACGCCGGCCAGCTGCTCATTGGCTTTCCCGACAGACCTCGGATTCTTCACAATTTGAAAGGGAGGATCACTAGGGACATCAACAAAGGGCACGTCCCCATAATCTTTCACATCACACTCTGtaattaaaagcaaaagttttaggtcactacataaaaaaagattacaaaacaGTCTGTGTAGGATGATTCCGAACTTGCAAAAACAGTGTACTTTCAAAAGGATAAGCAAAGAAAACATCAGGGAGGACTGTTAAAGTTGCAAAGCTAGAAACCGTGTCTGCTTTTGCCTGACATTGTCATCTCAGCTGCACACTGGGCTCTCGGTAAACACTTGTGCAATCAATCCAGTGAGGCTGGACACGAAAGTAGGACAGTGAGCATCTTCTGGTTTGGGCTTAATGAGCGGCCTCGCTGTCTTTATCTCTGTGTGGCCCTACCTGCTTATGTGCTTTCTACCTTTCTCCAATAAGCATGTGttgtatttataataaatgttttttttaaatatatattaggtACATGCCCAGAGGAAATGCACCAGTTAcaccagtattttcttttttttttttaaagactttatttattaatttgacagagacacagcgagagggaacacaagcagggggagtgggagagggagaagcaggcttccccgctgagcagggagcccgatgcggggcttgatcccaggaccctgggatcatgacctgagcccaaggcagacgctcaacgactgaaccacctaggcgccctacaccagtattttctaaattttctgacTGTAA
Above is a window of Zalophus californianus isolate mZalCal1 chromosome 7, mZalCal1.pri.v2, whole genome shotgun sequence DNA encoding:
- the ARG1 gene encoding arginase-1 isoform X3; translated protein: METNMWPRSLRGCRERCLAGELSAAERRGQNMSSKSKFVGIIGVPFSKGQPRGGVEEGPAALRKAGLLEKLKEQECDVKDYGDVPFVDVPSDPPFQIVKNPRSVGKANEQLAGVVAEVKRQGRTSLVLGGDHRFPYVTSCMAVGSISGHARVHPDLCVIWVDAHTDINTPVTTTSGNLHGQPVSFLLKELKGKIPDLPGFSWVTPCISAKDIVYIGLRDVDPGEQKKRPIHLSFDVDGLDPSFTPATGTPVVGGLSYREGLYITEEIYKTGLLSGLDIMEVNPSLGKTPEEVTRTVNTAVAVTLACFGVAREGNHKPIDYLNPLK
- the ARG1 gene encoding arginase-1 isoform X2 encodes the protein METNMWPRSLRGCRERCLAGELSAAERRGQNMSSKSKFVGIIGVPFSKGQPRGGVEEGPAALRKAGLLEKLKEQECDVKDYGDVPFVDVPSDPPFQIVKNPRSVGKANEQLAGVVAEVKRQGRTSLVLGGDHSMAVGSISGHARVHPDLCVIWVDAHTDINTPVTTTSGNLHGQPVSFLLKELKGKIPDLPGFSWVTPCISAKDIVYIGLRDVDPGEHYILKTLGIKYFSMTEVDKLGIGKVMEEALSYLLGRKKRPIHLSFDVDGLDPSFTPATGTPVVGGLSYREGLYITEEIYKTGLLSGLDIMEVNPSLGKTPEEVTRTVNTAVAVTLACFGVAREGNHKPIDYLNPLK
- the ARG1 gene encoding arginase-1 isoform X1, giving the protein METNMWPRSLRGCRERCLAGELSAAERRGQNMSSKSKFVGIIGVPFSKGQPRGGVEEGPAALRKAGLLEKLKEQECDVKDYGDVPFVDVPSDPPFQIVKNPRSVGKANEQLAGVVAEVKRQGRTSLVLGGDHRFPYVTSCMAVGSISGHARVHPDLCVIWVDAHTDINTPVTTTSGNLHGQPVSFLLKELKGKIPDLPGFSWVTPCISAKDIVYIGLRDVDPGEHYILKTLGIKYFSMTEVDKLGIGKVMEEALSYLLGRKKRPIHLSFDVDGLDPSFTPATGTPVVGGLSYREGLYITEEIYKTGLLSGLDIMEVNPSLGKTPEEVTRTVNTAVAVTLACFGVAREGNHKPIDYLNPLK